The following proteins are encoded in a genomic region of Paenibacillus sp. FSL H3-0469:
- a CDS encoding SGNH/GDSL hydrolase family protein: MARGEFRSGGSGAGCGSGAGGVKNENSVKNVENEKSVKNVNNEKSAESEKSEKNEKRLNNLRHLPVQEAWFHGAVSLEQRQEGIKPWRIPFRDYDLYPPDGIGGKAEICSGIRLRLSTGSETLLLRFEPLAEDASLDCVADGSLVQTLRLAAEAGEACFTGLPPGVKELEIYLPQNTGVKISGLAIDDNAVAEPLADTRPRWVTYGSSITQCVAASSPSRTWPVIAAGEIGYHLTNLGFSGNCLMEPMIGRLIRDLPADLITLCVGVNIYGAASSSPRMFKPLLIGLLETIREKHTKTPLVVISPIYGTERETEENPLGFTLPLMRREIADTVKLLQARGDRHLHYLDGLEWFGPADGNLLTDGLHPGPEGYELLGSRFGSRLAAALREEMLH, encoded by the coding sequence GTGGCTCGGGGAGAATTTCGTTCCGGGGGCAGCGGGGCAGGATGCGGAAGCGGGGCAGGCGGAGTGAAGAACGAGAACAGCGTTAAGAACGTGGAGAACGAGAAGAGCGTGAAGAATGTGAACAACGAGAAGAGCGCGGAGAGCGAGAAGAGCGAGAAGAATGAGAAGCGCTTGAACAACCTGAGGCACCTTCCTGTGCAGGAGGCGTGGTTTCACGGGGCGGTCTCGCTGGAGCAGCGGCAGGAGGGCATCAAGCCCTGGCGGATTCCCTTCCGGGATTATGATCTGTACCCGCCGGATGGGATCGGCGGCAAGGCGGAGATCTGCTCCGGTATCCGGCTGCGGTTGTCCACCGGATCGGAAACCCTCCTTCTCCGGTTTGAACCGCTTGCGGAGGACGCTTCGCTGGATTGTGTGGCTGACGGCAGTCTGGTCCAGACGCTTCGGCTTGCTGCGGAGGCTGGGGAGGCCTGCTTTACCGGGCTTCCCCCAGGAGTGAAGGAGCTGGAGATCTATCTGCCGCAGAATACCGGTGTGAAGATCAGCGGTCTTGCCATCGATGATAATGCTGTCGCGGAGCCGCTGGCGGACACGCGTCCCCGCTGGGTGACGTATGGAAGCTCGATCACCCAGTGTGTGGCGGCTTCTAGCCCGTCGCGTACCTGGCCGGTGATCGCCGCCGGGGAGATCGGCTATCACTTGACCAATCTCGGCTTCTCCGGCAACTGCCTGATGGAGCCGATGATAGGCCGCCTGATCCGGGATCTGCCGGCTGACCTGATTACCTTGTGCGTCGGCGTGAATATCTATGGCGCAGCTTCTTCCAGCCCGCGGATGTTCAAACCCCTGCTGATCGGTCTGTTGGAGACTATCCGGGAGAAACATACTAAGACACCGCTGGTTGTGATCTCGCCGATCTACGGAACGGAGCGTGAGACAGAGGAGAATCCGCTTGGCTTCACCCTGCCGCTGATGCGCCGGGAGATCGCGGATACAGTGAAGCTGCTGCAGGCGCGGGGCGACCGCCATCTGCATTACCTGGATGGTCTGGAGTGGTTCGGTCCTGCAGACGGGAACCTGCTGACCGATGGTCTGCACCCTGGTCCCGAAGGCTATGAGCTGCTCGGCAGCCGCTTCGGCAGCAGACTGGCGGCTGCGCTTCGGGAAGAAATGCTGCATTAG
- a CDS encoding glycoside hydrolase family 130 protein, with translation MNDLATGTLTSSPVMVRHPLNPILKPSDVPYGPAMVFNAGVTKFKGRYVMVFRNDYGDESKGIVAPHHTTNLGLAFSDDGVHWEVQPEPCWSWHDEEVVRVYDPRLSVIGDRCYMCFAVDTRHGLRGGIAVTDDFRSFEVLSLSLPDNRNMVLFPEMIGGKYVRLERPLPVYSRGGRDRFDMWMSDSPDLKYWGNHKLLLAVEQVAYANDKVGPGAPPVKTDKGWLTTFHAVDLDPSRGKNGWEDTWKKRYTAGIMLLDLEDPSKIIGRAAAPLLVPEAVYETAGGFRNDVIFPGGMILEDSGEVKIYYGAADTVECLATAHVDDLLRLCLEPAQ, from the coding sequence ATGAACGATCTGGCAACAGGAACGCTGACTTCAAGTCCGGTGATGGTCCGGCACCCGCTTAACCCGATTCTGAAGCCTTCTGATGTACCCTATGGACCGGCCATGGTATTCAACGCCGGGGTGACGAAATTTAAGGGCAGATATGTCATGGTGTTCCGCAATGATTACGGGGATGAGAGCAAGGGGATCGTGGCTCCCCATCATACGACCAATTTGGGCCTTGCCTTCAGCGATGACGGCGTCCATTGGGAGGTACAGCCGGAGCCTTGCTGGTCCTGGCATGATGAAGAGGTGGTCCGGGTATATGATCCGCGCCTGAGCGTGATCGGTGACCGCTGTTATATGTGCTTCGCAGTCGATACGCGTCACGGGCTGCGCGGAGGGATCGCTGTTACTGATGATTTCCGTTCGTTTGAAGTGCTTAGCCTGTCGCTGCCGGATAACCGCAATATGGTACTCTTCCCGGAGATGATCGGAGGCAAGTATGTAAGGCTGGAGCGTCCGCTTCCGGTGTATAGCCGGGGCGGACGGGACCGCTTCGATATGTGGATGAGCGATTCCCCCGATCTGAAGTATTGGGGGAACCATAAGCTGCTGCTGGCCGTGGAGCAGGTGGCGTATGCCAACGATAAGGTTGGTCCCGGTGCGCCGCCAGTGAAGACGGATAAAGGCTGGCTGACCACCTTCCATGCGGTGGACCTCGACCCTTCCCGGGGCAAAAACGGCTGGGAAGACACCTGGAAAAAGCGTTACACCGCCGGAATTATGCTGCTGGACCTCGAAGATCCCAGCAAGATTATCGGCCGGGCGGCAGCACCGCTGCTGGTGCCCGAAGCGGTGTATGAAACGGCCGGCGGCTTCCGCAACGATGTGATTTTTCCCGGCGGGATGATCCTGGAAGACTCGGGCGAGGTCAAAATTTATTACGGTGCAGCCGATACGGTGGAATGTCTGGCGACTGCGCATGTGGATGATCTGCTCCGGCTCTGTCTGGAACCAGCTCAATAG
- a CDS encoding ROK family protein, which translates to MQLHQIIANPKAKEIYFTVRKHGTVSKQTLLEESGLTISTLTRILEELLAPGLLLEAGFGESTGGRRPTLYETNPSYAYLLGLEISRTHAKLVLTDFHLQLLGEYTWSMDAGLTPGYLMASLEEQAQRLLEAASLSFSRVAGLGIGAVGPLDRTAGVILNPARFPAPGWSQVHIKEQLEQRLQVPVCLDNGANTALLGEYWASRSRMQHHLLYLHAGIGLRSAIMNDGRLLYGMSDTEGAVGQMIIDRTGVPPLIPGGNAGAWESYVSVRTLEGQAREAWRLDSNISLRALAEHAEALEFSHLLEALQERDPVMVRLFDEMAAACGTGLANLINILHPEEVILGGPLFLAADFYETATRIALERTYYRGQYNVRFTRSSLGERAVATGACALVLHQLTS; encoded by the coding sequence GTGCAGCTTCACCAAATCATCGCCAATCCCAAAGCCAAAGAGATCTATTTCACGGTCAGAAAACACGGGACCGTCTCCAAGCAGACACTTCTGGAGGAGAGCGGCCTGACGATCAGCACCCTGACCCGTATCCTGGAGGAGCTGCTTGCTCCGGGGCTGCTGCTGGAAGCCGGCTTCGGCGAATCCACGGGAGGACGCCGCCCTACCCTCTATGAGACGAATCCATCTTATGCTTATCTGCTTGGACTGGAGATCTCCCGTACCCATGCGAAGCTTGTACTGACGGACTTCCATCTGCAGCTGCTTGGTGAATACACCTGGAGCATGGATGCAGGGCTTACCCCCGGGTACCTTATGGCTTCCCTTGAGGAGCAGGCTCAGCGGCTGCTTGAAGCCGCCTCGCTCAGCTTCAGCCGGGTAGCGGGACTGGGCATCGGTGCGGTCGGCCCGCTGGACCGCACAGCCGGAGTCATCCTGAACCCGGCCCGGTTCCCCGCGCCGGGCTGGTCGCAGGTTCACATCAAGGAGCAGCTTGAGCAGCGGCTTCAGGTGCCGGTGTGCCTAGATAACGGAGCCAATACAGCACTGCTTGGCGAATACTGGGCCAGCCGCAGCCGGATGCAGCATCACCTGCTCTACCTTCATGCCGGGATCGGCCTGCGCTCAGCCATTATGAACGACGGGCGGCTGCTCTATGGCATGTCCGATACCGAAGGTGCGGTCGGGCAGATGATCATTGACCGCACGGGAGTGCCGCCGCTGATTCCCGGCGGCAACGCCGGAGCCTGGGAGAGCTATGTGTCGGTCCGGACGCTGGAGGGGCAGGCCCGCGAGGCTTGGCGGCTGGACAGCAACATAAGCCTCCGTGCTCTGGCAGAGCATGCGGAGGCTTTGGAATTCAGCCATCTGCTGGAAGCGCTCCAGGAGCGCGATCCAGTGATGGTCCGGTTATTTGATGAGATGGCGGCAGCCTGCGGCACCGGGCTGGCGAACCTGATTAATATCCTCCACCCGGAGGAGGTCATTCTTGGCGGCCCGCTATTCCTCGCGGCAGATTTCTACGAGACCGCCACGCGGATCGCGCTGGAGCGGACCTATTACCGCGGACAGTATAACGTCCGCTTCACCCGGAGCAGCCTGGGCGAGCGCGCAGTTGCAACAGGCGCATGCGCGCTGGTGCTGCACCAGCTAACGAGCTGA
- a CDS encoding CBS domain-containing protein: MKAHEFMVRQVYKVKQEDTVRTFIEKCIAHRISGMPVVNDRNEIVAYLSDGDIMRYIGRHEDLIVDSFFQINVFVGDNELFEERAQKLLGLNVMAIAKKKVITVHAEEDIEAIATILGKKQIKKVPVERNHVLVGIISRGDVIRHSFKALL; encoded by the coding sequence ATGAAAGCCCATGAATTCATGGTCCGTCAGGTGTACAAGGTTAAGCAGGAAGACACCGTACGGACTTTTATTGAGAAATGTATTGCCCACCGGATCAGCGGCATGCCCGTAGTTAATGACCGGAACGAGATTGTCGCCTACCTCAGCGACGGGGATATCATGCGCTATATCGGCAGGCATGAGGATCTGATCGTGGATTCTTTTTTCCAGATTAATGTGTTCGTCGGGGATAATGAGCTGTTCGAGGAACGGGCGCAGAAGCTGCTGGGTCTGAACGTAATGGCTATCGCCAAGAAGAAGGTCATCACCGTGCATGCCGAAGAAGACATTGAAGCCATCGCTACCATCCTCGGCAAAAAGCAGATCAAAAAGGTTCCCGTCGAACGGAACCACGTGCTGGTCGGCATCATCAGCCGCGGCGATGTGATCCGCCATTCCTTCAAGGCGCTGCTCTAG
- a CDS encoding MarR family transcriptional regulator, translated as MDKHSIETIELEMAVLFRRLTSITTFKKIGNLDRAAYLLLHHIESREGTAGIKAISDEFQLDISTVSRQAASLESKGFITRVPDPVDGRAYSLQITETGQASLEENRQVRQEMIEQLLKGWSEEEGHLFGELLQKFNATFLEEG; from the coding sequence ATGGACAAACATTCAATTGAGACAATAGAGCTGGAAATGGCGGTTCTGTTCCGCCGTCTCACTTCAATTACCACGTTCAAAAAAATCGGCAATCTGGATCGTGCGGCCTACCTGCTGCTGCATCACATTGAGTCTCGTGAGGGAACTGCCGGGATCAAGGCAATCTCCGATGAGTTTCAGCTGGATATTTCTACGGTCAGCCGGCAGGCGGCCTCACTGGAGAGTAAGGGGTTCATCACCCGGGTACCGGACCCTGTGGACGGGCGGGCCTATTCGCTGCAGATTACGGAGACGGGCCAAGCGAGTCTGGAGGAGAACCGGCAGGTCCGGCAGGAGATGATCGAACAACTGCTAAAGGGCTGGTCGGAGGAGGAAGGGCATCTGTTCGGGGAGCTGCTGCAGAAGTTCAATGCAACTTTTCTGGAGGAGGGCTGA
- a CDS encoding amidase: protein MSLSAYSGYDALGLAALVKAREVSARELVEAAYARMDEVNPLLNAVVRTRRESALKEAAEMPVDGDDLTRPFAGVPFLLKDISQAIGGEPLTSGALLMKDNVAKRDSNYVARIRRGGFIPLGHTNTPEFGLKNITEPLLHGPARNPWNPACSPGGSSGGAAAAVAAGIVPAAGASDGGGSIRIPASFTGLFGLKPTRGRTPVGPGIGRQWQGASIDFALTRSVRDSAAMLDLLQVVQPEAAFQTPLYPGVYLDDLLKPAQRKLRIAFTTASPVGTPVSAEAVEAVRKTVKWLESEGYEVEEKLSPVNGVRLMDNYYTMNAGEVSAMFLSLESGMGRAIKAEDVDIVTWVLAEAGKQVSAAEFVHSLHEWDVAAAQMAALMDRFDLYITPANADSAPKVGELTQTAAETEKLMQVSGLPKDAQRRMIYEMFEPSLTYTPFTQLANLTGQPAMSVPVHLTAEGMPIGVQVMASKGREDLLLQLAACLEQSPLWVGMSGNAGFA, encoded by the coding sequence ATGTCGTTGTCTGCTTATTCCGGTTATGATGCGCTGGGGCTTGCCGCCCTAGTGAAAGCACGGGAGGTCTCAGCGCGTGAGCTTGTGGAAGCCGCCTATGCCCGGATGGATGAGGTGAATCCGCTGCTGAATGCGGTGGTACGCACCCGCCGGGAGTCCGCGCTGAAGGAAGCTGCGGAGATGCCTGTCGATGGCGATGATCTCACCCGCCCGTTCGCCGGCGTCCCATTCCTGCTGAAGGATATCTCCCAGGCGATTGGCGGCGAACCGCTGACCTCGGGCGCTCTGCTGATGAAGGACAATGTCGCGAAGCGGGACTCTAACTATGTGGCACGTATCCGGCGCGGCGGCTTCATTCCACTGGGCCATACGAATACGCCGGAATTCGGGCTCAAAAACATCACCGAGCCCCTCCTCCACGGACCGGCCCGCAATCCCTGGAACCCCGCCTGTTCACCCGGCGGCTCCAGCGGCGGTGCGGCGGCGGCGGTTGCCGCCGGGATCGTCCCGGCCGCCGGAGCCAGTGACGGCGGCGGCTCCATCCGCATACCGGCCTCGTTCACCGGCCTGTTCGGGCTGAAGCCGACGCGAGGGCGCACGCCGGTCGGCCCGGGGATCGGCCGCCAGTGGCAGGGCGCATCGATTGATTTTGCGCTGACGCGCTCTGTGCGGGACAGCGCCGCGATGCTGGATCTGCTGCAGGTGGTGCAGCCGGAAGCGGCTTTTCAGACGCCGCTGTATCCGGGCGTCTACCTGGACGATCTGCTGAAGCCTGCGCAGCGGAAGCTGCGGATCGCCTTCACCACCGCTTCGCCGGTGGGAACACCGGTATCCGCTGAGGCAGTAGAGGCCGTGCGGAAGACGGTCAAGTGGCTGGAGTCCGAAGGCTATGAGGTGGAAGAGAAGCTGAGCCCGGTCAACGGGGTCCGGCTGATGGATAACTACTATACGATGAACGCAGGAGAAGTATCCGCCATGTTCCTCTCACTGGAGAGCGGCATGGGCCGTGCAATTAAGGCAGAGGACGTGGATATTGTCACCTGGGTGCTGGCCGAAGCCGGGAAGCAGGTCTCGGCGGCAGAATTCGTACACAGTCTGCACGAATGGGATGTAGCCGCTGCGCAGATGGCGGCGCTGATGGACCGTTTCGATCTGTATATTACCCCGGCCAATGCGGACTCCGCGCCGAAGGTTGGAGAGCTGACCCAGACTGCGGCGGAGACAGAGAAGCTGATGCAGGTCAGCGGGCTGCCGAAGGATGCGCAGCGGCGGATGATCTACGAGATGTTCGAGCCGAGCCTGACGTACACGCCCTTCACCCAGCTCGCCAATCTGACCGGCCAGCCTGCCATGAGCGTGCCGGTGCACCTTACGGCCGAAGGAATGCCGATCGGCGTACAGGTTATGGCCTCCAAAGGACGCGAGGATCTGCTACTGCAGCTCGCCGCTTGTCTGGAGCAATCCCCGCTGTGGGTGGGGATGAGCGGGAATGCAGGCTTTGCTTGA
- a CDS encoding TIGR00730 family Rossman fold protein has translation MKSIAVFCGSSEGASPVYKESAILLGKELAARNITLIYGGATVGLMGAIADSVMQAGGRVIGVLPHFLKQREIEHTRLTELIMVDSMHERKLKMSELADGFIAMPGGPGTMEEYFEIFTWAQLGLHQKPCGLLNVNHYYDPLIALFSNMAREQFMQEKHHSIMLNDTTPEGILRQMADYTPPPVKQYLTEDRI, from the coding sequence ATGAAGAGTATCGCAGTGTTCTGCGGTTCCAGTGAAGGGGCTTCGCCCGTATACAAGGAATCGGCTATTCTACTCGGCAAGGAGCTTGCCGCACGCAACATTACGCTGATCTATGGCGGAGCAACTGTAGGTTTGATGGGTGCTATTGCAGATAGCGTGATGCAGGCGGGAGGCCGCGTGATCGGGGTGCTGCCGCATTTCCTCAAGCAGAGGGAAATTGAGCATACCCGTCTGACGGAGCTGATAATGGTAGACTCTATGCACGAACGGAAGCTTAAGATGTCGGAGCTGGCGGACGGATTCATTGCTATGCCGGGCGGCCCGGGCACGATGGAGGAGTATTTCGAGATCTTCACCTGGGCGCAGCTCGGCCTGCATCAGAAGCCCTGCGGACTGCTTAATGTGAACCATTATTATGATCCGCTGATTGCCCTCTTCAGCAACATGGCCCGGGAACAATTCATGCAGGAGAAGCATCATTCCATCATGCTGAACGATACAACTCCGGAGGGCATTCTGCGCCAGATGGCAGACTATACCCCTCCCCCGGTCAAACAATACCTGACAGAAGATCGCATTTGA
- the tyrS gene encoding tyrosine--tRNA ligase — protein MNIIDELLWRDAINQQTDADGLRELTESKAVSLYCGVDPTGNSMHIGHLIPFMMLRRFQLAGHRPVILIGGATGTIGDPSGRQSERSLQTLEQVQENVDALTAQMKKLFITDGDNQVRMVNNYDWTKDMNVIEFLRDIGKNFSINTMLAKDVVSSRLDSGISFTEFSYQILQSMDYLHLFQHEDVQLQIGGSDQWGNITSGLDLIRKKEGNEAKAFGLTIPLMLKADGTKFGKSAGGAIWLDPKQTTPYEFYQFWANTDDRDVVKYLKYFTFLSKEEIEALEEKVATEPHKREAQKALAEEMTRFVHSEELLEQAKRISAALFSGDIRSLTADEIEEGFKEMPTFTAGKETKNIVDWLVELGVEPSKRQAREDITKGAISINGERVNELETEITAEDAIGGKFIIVRKGKKNYSLVKLV, from the coding sequence TTGAACATTATTGACGAGCTATTGTGGCGCGATGCCATTAACCAGCAGACTGATGCGGACGGACTGCGTGAATTGACAGAGAGTAAGGCGGTATCGCTGTATTGCGGCGTAGACCCTACGGGCAACAGTATGCATATCGGCCATCTGATTCCATTCATGATGCTGCGGCGCTTCCAGCTGGCGGGTCACCGTCCGGTGATTCTGATCGGGGGAGCCACGGGAACGATCGGCGATCCGAGCGGACGCCAGAGCGAGCGCTCGTTGCAGACGCTGGAGCAAGTGCAGGAGAATGTGGATGCCCTGACTGCGCAGATGAAGAAGCTGTTCATTACCGATGGCGACAACCAGGTGCGGATGGTAAATAACTACGACTGGACCAAGGATATGAATGTCATCGAATTCCTGCGTGATATCGGCAAAAATTTCAGCATCAACACGATGCTGGCGAAGGACGTAGTGTCCAGCCGTCTGGACAGCGGAATCTCGTTCACCGAGTTCTCTTACCAGATTCTGCAATCTATGGATTACCTGCACCTGTTCCAGCACGAGGATGTGCAGCTCCAGATCGGCGGGTCTGACCAATGGGGCAATATTACGAGCGGCCTTGATCTGATCCGTAAAAAAGAGGGCAACGAAGCCAAAGCCTTCGGCCTGACCATCCCGCTTATGCTGAAGGCTGACGGTACGAAATTCGGCAAATCCGCCGGCGGCGCCATCTGGCTCGATCCGAAGCAGACCACGCCATACGAGTTCTACCAGTTCTGGGCGAACACCGATGACCGCGATGTGGTCAAATACCTGAAGTACTTCACCTTCCTGAGCAAAGAGGAGATCGAAGCGCTGGAAGAGAAGGTAGCCACCGAGCCGCATAAACGCGAAGCGCAAAAAGCGCTGGCCGAGGAAATGACCCGGTTCGTGCACAGCGAGGAGCTGCTGGAGCAGGCCAAGCGCATCAGTGCGGCGCTGTTCAGCGGCGATATCCGCTCGCTGACTGCGGACGAAATCGAGGAAGGCTTCAAGGAAATGCCGACCTTCACAGCAGGCAAAGAGACCAAGAACATCGTAGACTGGCTGGTTGAGCTGGGAGTGGAGCCATCCAAACGCCAGGCGCGTGAGGATATCACCAAAGGCGCGATCTCGATCAACGGCGAGCGCGTGAATGAGCTGGAGACGGAGATTACGGCTGAGGATGCCATCGGCGGCAAGTTCATCATCGTCCGCAAGGGCAAGAAGAACTACAGTCTGGTGAAGCTGGTCTAA
- a CDS encoding YfbM family protein, whose translation MAIRGYYFAMEDELVQQVAAGSTPLESLNIDKYPGLDIDRTWEAIHYLLCGDISDGPAPLGYVVPLHSDQGIEFGAYGAFCLRAGQVAEALDAISGLDEAQLRQQYDFQTMAEEEVYPLDPDTVSDDDADAFFAYLLQFFTEIQRFYSQTAAAGKGIIFYLF comes from the coding sequence ATGGCGATACGCGGATATTACTTTGCGATGGAAGATGAACTGGTGCAGCAGGTTGCAGCAGGGAGCACCCCGCTGGAGAGCTTGAACATAGACAAATACCCGGGGCTGGATATCGACCGTACCTGGGAGGCGATTCACTACCTGCTATGCGGTGATATATCGGACGGGCCTGCGCCGCTTGGATATGTGGTTCCGCTGCATTCAGACCAAGGCATCGAGTTCGGGGCATACGGGGCATTCTGCCTGCGTGCCGGACAAGTGGCCGAAGCGCTTGACGCCATCTCCGGGCTGGATGAAGCGCAGCTTCGCCAGCAGTATGACTTCCAGACCATGGCCGAGGAGGAGGTCTACCCGCTGGACCCGGATACGGTGTCTGACGATGATGCGGATGCCTTCTTTGCCTACCTGCTCCAGTTCTTCACCGAGATCCAGCGGTTCTACAGCCAGACTGCGGCCGCTGGTAAAGGCATTATTTTCTATTTGTTTTGA
- a CDS encoding FIST N-terminal domain-containing protein produces MIAVSFDTLDEARHHLEELDVNRGLVLFAAAAAVRELSRHAPSRAVLCSTKGEYTPQGYRSGVITGFEYEAGIAEIVGILHPPVLSASTLEIAYRKVRGNPNAFLMLLCDGTGGMEEMLLSSLYFMDPQFKVIGGSAADDERGETFLYIGTRRVRNLGIYFNMPARTALVKENIYVPSGKTLLVTEADVFGRRVYSFNGRPAAGEYARVLGVPEKELAEHFLSSPLGKRYEDDLIIASPKAVHPDGSVTFYSQIMSSTYVELLSSADPLAVLEETLGGSPFKPSFVLNINCTLRDQLFTRDGLWGAFDEKMLGFCGNTTGFISYGEQYYTKHANQTMILLLVE; encoded by the coding sequence ATGATTGCTGTATCTTTTGACACCTTGGACGAGGCCAGGCACCATCTGGAGGAGCTGGATGTGAACCGTGGCCTGGTGCTGTTCGCTGCGGCTGCGGCTGTCCGGGAATTATCCCGTCATGCGCCTTCGCGGGCAGTATTGTGCTCAACCAAGGGCGAATATACTCCGCAGGGCTACCGCAGCGGCGTAATTACTGGTTTTGAATATGAAGCCGGTATAGCAGAGATTGTGGGCATTCTGCACCCTCCCGTGCTTAGCGCAAGCACGCTGGAGATTGCTTACCGCAAGGTACGGGGCAATCCGAACGCTTTTCTGATGCTGCTCTGTGACGGCACAGGCGGGATGGAAGAGATGCTGCTCTCCTCGCTGTATTTCATGGACCCGCAATTTAAGGTGATTGGCGGCAGTGCGGCTGACGATGAGCGCGGCGAGACTTTCCTCTATATAGGAACCCGGCGGGTGCGGAACCTGGGGATTTATTTCAATATGCCTGCCCGCACCGCCCTGGTCAAAGAGAATATATATGTCCCGTCCGGGAAGACGCTGCTGGTGACCGAAGCCGATGTGTTCGGCAGACGGGTCTACTCCTTCAACGGGCGTCCTGCGGCCGGGGAATACGCGCGTGTCCTGGGCGTGCCGGAGAAGGAGCTGGCAGAGCATTTTCTGAGCAGCCCGCTGGGTAAAAGATACGAGGATGATCTGATCATAGCCTCCCCGAAGGCGGTTCATCCGGACGGCTCTGTCACCTTTTACAGCCAAATTATGTCTAGTACTTATGTGGAGCTGCTGAGTTCAGCCGATCCGCTGGCAGTACTGGAGGAGACGCTGGGCGGCAGTCCGTTCAAGCCTTCGTTTGTCCTCAATATTAACTGTACGCTGCGGGACCAGTTGTTTACACGGGACGGTCTTTGGGGAGCTTTTGACGAGAAGATGCTTGGGTTCTGCGGCAACACTACAGGCTTCATCAGCTATGGAGAGCAATATTATACTAAGCATGCCAATCAGACGATGATTCTGCTGCTGGTTGAATAA